In a single window of the Rhineura floridana isolate rRhiFlo1 chromosome 3, rRhiFlo1.hap2, whole genome shotgun sequence genome:
- the LOC133380134 gene encoding rho GTPase-activating protein 7-like isoform X3 has product MFEDMQFPIDIKTVRKDHELLDQDAIESLYRRLNTLNKCAAMKVEISRQRKRSDESEEDEPCAISTKWTYEKCSQRWSRLECSEGSGAPVLDGLRLKNSGSGYIAFSDQEERNDESSVHSSSSGDSDLISFPKTFEEAEVSRSSSTCSSNILASPDSTFSCSSSPSETLNIISEDKLLDKPSHKKGRSFLKKMEKLRLRSCSLKREAHSKAKPVISEPLLIEGLNEEKLRNFNCVSIPDTSESQTMPHSYSPQTCSSSSQSENSSTVSTPSPVIKARRHSKRGGMYGGEFDPSKFALWSDLSEHNFKNEIHLHKDKVFQVPQGHKPGTFPKALTYSLLSPVDNTSVNWRTGSFHGCQRNRAQIGSQEPETPPGSLSLMDNRLSIYDNVPGNHLNKMDAPEIGDDDVFTELDSVMEHVNGLRKLVSQWTEKFSDDGDSDSASYSNQSTSPCPSSPKEIRVDIKKHPEEKLPELSVTDGEENSGEHGLTELAYVMESGMRPTPAHSIRCERRPWSTEEGTNVESLSLQIGCQSATHLNRMQKLALLKLTTLMDKYSPSSKQGWNWTVPKFIRKIKAPDYKDKNVFGVPLLLNVQRTSHPLPKSILQAIDYLRNHFLDQVGLFRKSGVKSRILSLRETNENDPGNTAYEGQSAFDVADMVKQYFRDLPEPIFTSKLCESFLHIYQYLPKDQRFCAVQAAILLLPDENREVLQTLLFFLRDVVAFVEENQMTPANIAVCLAPSLFHLNTLRRESSSSSRSSQRKYSTGKPDQRDLSENLAATQGLAYMIMECNSLFQIPDYCLDQGYEDLHDQNNSDEVTPHQTSLTKHSNTVISLEHSMQDLLRDAKEKFKNWVTCSTLEGVDSAYKKVDDNYPIRLWKASVEIDAAPKVVLYRVLTEQYLWDPSLQQTKVLEILDDETDIYHYTTESMSPLPPREYVVLRTWRTDPQNNTCILAATSIDCEGATITGMLGQVLLCQYLIEVVGSQKSKVTHVCRIDTRGRTTEWYNRAFGHICAAELLRIKKSFKTSY; this is encoded by the exons ATATGCAGTTTCCCATTGACATCAAAACTGTGAGAAAAGATCATGAGTTATTAGACCAAGATGCAATAGAATCCCTGTACAG ACGTTTGAATACACTGAATAAGTGTGCAGCAATGAAGGTGGAAATAAGTCGGCAAAGAAAGAGG AGTGATGAATCTGAAGAAGACGAACCTTGTGCAATAAGTACCAAATGGACTTACGAGAAATGTAGTCAGAGATGGTCTCGCCTGGAATGCTCAGAAGGTTCTGGTGCACCAGTCCTTGACGGTCTTAGACTTAAGAACTCTGGAAGTGGGTATATAGCATTTTCTGATCAAGAGGAGAGAAATGATGAGTCTTCAGTTCACAGTTCTAGCAGTGGGGACAGTGACTTAATCAGCTTTCCAAAAACTTTTGAGGAGGCTGAGGTGAGCAGGAGCTCTTCAACGTGCTCCTCAAATATATTGGCATCTCCTGACTCTACTTTCAGTTGCTCTTCTTCTCCAAGTGAAACCTTGAATATAATTAGTGAGGACAAGCTCTTGGATAAACCATCCCACAAAAAGGGAAGGAGTTTCTTAAAGAAAATGGAGAAGCTGCGCCTAAGAAGCTGCAGTTTGAAGAGAGAAGCACATTCAAAGGCCAAGCCCGTTATTAGCGAGCCTCTTCTTATAGAGGGACTAAATGAAGAAAAGCTGAGAAACTTCAATTGTGTAAGTATTCCTGACACATCTGAGAGTCAGACAATGCCACATTCTTATTCCCCACAGACCTGCAGCAGTAGCAGCCAGTCTGAAAACAGCAGCACTGTGAGCACTCCAAGCCCTGTTATCAAAGCGAGGAGACACAGTAAAAGAGGAGGAATGTACGGAGGAGAATTTGATCCCAGCAAGTTTGCCTTGTGGAGTGATCTCTCTGAGCATAACTTCAAAAATGAGATACATTTACACAAGGACAAAGTATTTCAGGTACCACAAGGCCATAAGCCTGGGACTTTCCCCAAAGCGCTTACCTACAGCCTCTTGTCTCCCGTAGACAACACTTCTGTGAACTGGAGAACAGGGAGTTTTCATGGGTGCCAGAGAAACAGGGCTCAAATTGGTTCTCAGGAGCCTGAAACTCCACCTGGCTCTCTTTCATTGATGGATAACAGACTGAGCATATACGACAATGTGCCAGGCAATCATCTTAACAAAATGGATGCACCAGAGATTGGTGATGACGATGTCTTTACAGAACTAGACAGTGTTATGGAACATGTTAATGGGCTCAGGAAGTTGGTCAGTCAGTGGACAGAGAAATTCTCTGATGATGGGGACTCCGACTCTGCCAGTTACTCCAACCAGTCCACCTCTCCATGCCCATCATCCCCTAAGGAGATCCGTGTTGACATTAAAAAACATCCAGAAGAGAAATTGCCAGAATTGTCAGTTACTGATGGTGAAGAGAATTCCGGGGAACATGGCCTCACAGAACTGGCATATGTAATGGAATCAGGGATGAGACCGACACCAGCACATTCCATCAG GTGTGAGAGGAGACCTTGGTCTACTGAGGAAGGCACAAATGTGGAAAGTCTTTCTCTGCAAATTGGCTGCCAGTCAGCCACTCACCTAAATCGAATGCAGAAGTTGGCTTTGTTAAAACTGACCACTTTAATGGATAAATACTCTCCTTCTAGTAAGCAAGGATGGAACTG gactgttccaaagttcatcagaaaaataaaagccCCAGACTATAAGgacaaaaatgtatttggagTCCctttgctattaaatgtccagagAACAAGTCATCCTCTTCCAAAGAGCATCCTCCAAGCCATAGACTACTTAAGAAACCATTTTCTTGACCAG GTTGGCCTTTTCAGAAAATCTGGTGTTAAATCTAGGATCCTTTCCTTAAGGGAAACGAATGAAAATGACCCAGGCAACACAGCTTACGAAGGGCAGTCAGCATTTGACGTGGCAGACATGGTGAAACAGTATTTCCGAGATCTTCCAGAACCTATATTTACCAGCAAGCTTTGTGAATCCTTCCTCCATATCTATCAGT ATCTGCCAAAAGATCAGCGATTTTGTGCTGTCCAGGCTGCTATTCTTCTACTTCCAGACGAAAATCGAGAAGTTTTACAAACTCTGCTATTCTTTCTCAGAGATGTAGTGGCTTTTGTGGAGGAAAACCAGATGACTCCAGCCAACATTGCTGTTTGTCTGGCTCCTTCTTTGTTTCACCTTAACACCCTTAGGAGAGAGAGTTCCTCATCGTCTAG GTCCAGTCAGAGGAAGTATAGTACTGGAAAACCTGACCAGAGGGACCTGAGTGAGAACCTGGCTGCAACTCAAGGCCTGGCTTATATGATAATGGAATGCAACAGCCTCTTTCAG ATTCCTGATTACTGCTTAGATCAGGGTTATGAAGATTTACATGATCAAAATAACTCAGATGAAGTAACTCCACACCAAACCTCCTTAACAAAGCACTCTAACACAGTGATCTCCTTGGAGCACTCAATGCAGGACTTACTCCGAGATGCTAAAGAGAAATTCAAGAACTGGGTTACTTGCTCCACCTTAGAAGGAGTGGATTCTGCATATAAAAAG GTGGACGATAACTACCCTATCCGGTTATGGAAAGCTTCTGTTGAAATTGATGCTGCCCCTAAAGTAGTTCTGTATCGGGTACTGACAGAGCAGTACCTATGGGACCCTAGTCTTCAGCAAACAAAAGTCCTTGAGATCCTGGATGATGAAACAGACATTTACCACTACACAACAGAGAGTATGTCTCCACTTCCTCCACGAGAATATGTGGTGCTGAG GACTTGGCGGACTGATCCTCAAAACAATACGTGTATATTAGCAGCTACCTCAATAGACTGTGAAGGTGCTACCATCACTGGGATGTTGGGTCAGGTCCTACTTTGTCAGTACCTTATAGAAGTAGTTGGCTCTCAAAAATCGAAAGTGACACATGTCTGTCGAATAGATACCAG GGGCCGCACAACTGAATGGTACAACAGGGCTTTTGGTCATATATGTGCTGCAGAACTGTTAAGGATTAAAAAGTCCTTCAAAACTTCATACTGA
- the LOC133380134 gene encoding rho GTPase-activating protein 7-like isoform X1 — MAYPGKARLRRSFSEHIRVSTNKAWDVFWKSAREKRLSEIEAKEVCDWLKAAGFPQYAQMFEDMQFPIDIKTVRKDHELLDQDAIESLYRRLNTLNKCAAMKVEISRQRKRSDESEEDEPCAISTKWTYEKCSQRWSRLECSEGSGAPVLDGLRLKNSGSGYIAFSDQEERNDESSVHSSSSGDSDLISFPKTFEEAEVSRSSSTCSSNILASPDSTFSCSSSPSETLNIISEDKLLDKPSHKKGRSFLKKMEKLRLRSCSLKREAHSKAKPVISEPLLIEGLNEEKLRNFNCVSIPDTSESQTMPHSYSPQTCSSSSQSENSSTVSTPSPVIKARRHSKRGGMYGGEFDPSKFALWSDLSEHNFKNEIHLHKDKVFQVPQGHKPGTFPKALTYSLLSPVDNTSVNWRTGSFHGCQRNRAQIGSQEPETPPGSLSLMDNRLSIYDNVPGNHLNKMDAPEIGDDDVFTELDSVMEHVNGLRKLVSQWTEKFSDDGDSDSASYSNQSTSPCPSSPKEIRVDIKKHPEEKLPELSVTDGEENSGEHGLTELAYVMESGMRPTPAHSIRCERRPWSTEEGTNVESLSLQIGCQSATHLNRMQKLALLKLTTLMDKYSPSSKQGWNWTVPKFIRKIKAPDYKDKNVFGVPLLLNVQRTSHPLPKSILQAIDYLRNHFLDQVGLFRKSGVKSRILSLRETNENDPGNTAYEGQSAFDVADMVKQYFRDLPEPIFTSKLCESFLHIYQYLPKDQRFCAVQAAILLLPDENREVLQTLLFFLRDVVAFVEENQMTPANIAVCLAPSLFHLNTLRRESSSSSRSSQRKYSTGKPDQRDLSENLAATQGLAYMIMECNSLFQIPDYCLDQGYEDLHDQNNSDEVTPHQTSLTKHSNTVISLEHSMQDLLRDAKEKFKNWVTCSTLEGVDSAYKKVDDNYPIRLWKASVEIDAAPKVVLYRVLTEQYLWDPSLQQTKVLEILDDETDIYHYTTESMSPLPPREYVVLRTWRTDPQNNTCILAATSIDCEGATITGMLGQVLLCQYLIEVVGSQKSKVTHVCRIDTRGRTTEWYNRAFGHICAAELLRIKKSFKTSY, encoded by the exons ATATGCAGTTTCCCATTGACATCAAAACTGTGAGAAAAGATCATGAGTTATTAGACCAAGATGCAATAGAATCCCTGTACAG ACGTTTGAATACACTGAATAAGTGTGCAGCAATGAAGGTGGAAATAAGTCGGCAAAGAAAGAGG AGTGATGAATCTGAAGAAGACGAACCTTGTGCAATAAGTACCAAATGGACTTACGAGAAATGTAGTCAGAGATGGTCTCGCCTGGAATGCTCAGAAGGTTCTGGTGCACCAGTCCTTGACGGTCTTAGACTTAAGAACTCTGGAAGTGGGTATATAGCATTTTCTGATCAAGAGGAGAGAAATGATGAGTCTTCAGTTCACAGTTCTAGCAGTGGGGACAGTGACTTAATCAGCTTTCCAAAAACTTTTGAGGAGGCTGAGGTGAGCAGGAGCTCTTCAACGTGCTCCTCAAATATATTGGCATCTCCTGACTCTACTTTCAGTTGCTCTTCTTCTCCAAGTGAAACCTTGAATATAATTAGTGAGGACAAGCTCTTGGATAAACCATCCCACAAAAAGGGAAGGAGTTTCTTAAAGAAAATGGAGAAGCTGCGCCTAAGAAGCTGCAGTTTGAAGAGAGAAGCACATTCAAAGGCCAAGCCCGTTATTAGCGAGCCTCTTCTTATAGAGGGACTAAATGAAGAAAAGCTGAGAAACTTCAATTGTGTAAGTATTCCTGACACATCTGAGAGTCAGACAATGCCACATTCTTATTCCCCACAGACCTGCAGCAGTAGCAGCCAGTCTGAAAACAGCAGCACTGTGAGCACTCCAAGCCCTGTTATCAAAGCGAGGAGACACAGTAAAAGAGGAGGAATGTACGGAGGAGAATTTGATCCCAGCAAGTTTGCCTTGTGGAGTGATCTCTCTGAGCATAACTTCAAAAATGAGATACATTTACACAAGGACAAAGTATTTCAGGTACCACAAGGCCATAAGCCTGGGACTTTCCCCAAAGCGCTTACCTACAGCCTCTTGTCTCCCGTAGACAACACTTCTGTGAACTGGAGAACAGGGAGTTTTCATGGGTGCCAGAGAAACAGGGCTCAAATTGGTTCTCAGGAGCCTGAAACTCCACCTGGCTCTCTTTCATTGATGGATAACAGACTGAGCATATACGACAATGTGCCAGGCAATCATCTTAACAAAATGGATGCACCAGAGATTGGTGATGACGATGTCTTTACAGAACTAGACAGTGTTATGGAACATGTTAATGGGCTCAGGAAGTTGGTCAGTCAGTGGACAGAGAAATTCTCTGATGATGGGGACTCCGACTCTGCCAGTTACTCCAACCAGTCCACCTCTCCATGCCCATCATCCCCTAAGGAGATCCGTGTTGACATTAAAAAACATCCAGAAGAGAAATTGCCAGAATTGTCAGTTACTGATGGTGAAGAGAATTCCGGGGAACATGGCCTCACAGAACTGGCATATGTAATGGAATCAGGGATGAGACCGACACCAGCACATTCCATCAG GTGTGAGAGGAGACCTTGGTCTACTGAGGAAGGCACAAATGTGGAAAGTCTTTCTCTGCAAATTGGCTGCCAGTCAGCCACTCACCTAAATCGAATGCAGAAGTTGGCTTTGTTAAAACTGACCACTTTAATGGATAAATACTCTCCTTCTAGTAAGCAAGGATGGAACTG gactgttccaaagttcatcagaaaaataaaagccCCAGACTATAAGgacaaaaatgtatttggagTCCctttgctattaaatgtccagagAACAAGTCATCCTCTTCCAAAGAGCATCCTCCAAGCCATAGACTACTTAAGAAACCATTTTCTTGACCAG GTTGGCCTTTTCAGAAAATCTGGTGTTAAATCTAGGATCCTTTCCTTAAGGGAAACGAATGAAAATGACCCAGGCAACACAGCTTACGAAGGGCAGTCAGCATTTGACGTGGCAGACATGGTGAAACAGTATTTCCGAGATCTTCCAGAACCTATATTTACCAGCAAGCTTTGTGAATCCTTCCTCCATATCTATCAGT ATCTGCCAAAAGATCAGCGATTTTGTGCTGTCCAGGCTGCTATTCTTCTACTTCCAGACGAAAATCGAGAAGTTTTACAAACTCTGCTATTCTTTCTCAGAGATGTAGTGGCTTTTGTGGAGGAAAACCAGATGACTCCAGCCAACATTGCTGTTTGTCTGGCTCCTTCTTTGTTTCACCTTAACACCCTTAGGAGAGAGAGTTCCTCATCGTCTAG GTCCAGTCAGAGGAAGTATAGTACTGGAAAACCTGACCAGAGGGACCTGAGTGAGAACCTGGCTGCAACTCAAGGCCTGGCTTATATGATAATGGAATGCAACAGCCTCTTTCAG ATTCCTGATTACTGCTTAGATCAGGGTTATGAAGATTTACATGATCAAAATAACTCAGATGAAGTAACTCCACACCAAACCTCCTTAACAAAGCACTCTAACACAGTGATCTCCTTGGAGCACTCAATGCAGGACTTACTCCGAGATGCTAAAGAGAAATTCAAGAACTGGGTTACTTGCTCCACCTTAGAAGGAGTGGATTCTGCATATAAAAAG GTGGACGATAACTACCCTATCCGGTTATGGAAAGCTTCTGTTGAAATTGATGCTGCCCCTAAAGTAGTTCTGTATCGGGTACTGACAGAGCAGTACCTATGGGACCCTAGTCTTCAGCAAACAAAAGTCCTTGAGATCCTGGATGATGAAACAGACATTTACCACTACACAACAGAGAGTATGTCTCCACTTCCTCCACGAGAATATGTGGTGCTGAG GACTTGGCGGACTGATCCTCAAAACAATACGTGTATATTAGCAGCTACCTCAATAGACTGTGAAGGTGCTACCATCACTGGGATGTTGGGTCAGGTCCTACTTTGTCAGTACCTTATAGAAGTAGTTGGCTCTCAAAAATCGAAAGTGACACATGTCTGTCGAATAGATACCAG GGGCCGCACAACTGAATGGTACAACAGGGCTTTTGGTCATATATGTGCTGCAGAACTGTTAAGGATTAAAAAGTCCTTCAAAACTTCATACTGA
- the LOC133380134 gene encoding rho GTPase-activating protein 7-like isoform X2: MILTQIEAKEVCDWLKAAGFPQYAQMFEDMQFPIDIKTVRKDHELLDQDAIESLYRRLNTLNKCAAMKVEISRQRKRSDESEEDEPCAISTKWTYEKCSQRWSRLECSEGSGAPVLDGLRLKNSGSGYIAFSDQEERNDESSVHSSSSGDSDLISFPKTFEEAEVSRSSSTCSSNILASPDSTFSCSSSPSETLNIISEDKLLDKPSHKKGRSFLKKMEKLRLRSCSLKREAHSKAKPVISEPLLIEGLNEEKLRNFNCVSIPDTSESQTMPHSYSPQTCSSSSQSENSSTVSTPSPVIKARRHSKRGGMYGGEFDPSKFALWSDLSEHNFKNEIHLHKDKVFQVPQGHKPGTFPKALTYSLLSPVDNTSVNWRTGSFHGCQRNRAQIGSQEPETPPGSLSLMDNRLSIYDNVPGNHLNKMDAPEIGDDDVFTELDSVMEHVNGLRKLVSQWTEKFSDDGDSDSASYSNQSTSPCPSSPKEIRVDIKKHPEEKLPELSVTDGEENSGEHGLTELAYVMESGMRPTPAHSIRCERRPWSTEEGTNVESLSLQIGCQSATHLNRMQKLALLKLTTLMDKYSPSSKQGWNWTVPKFIRKIKAPDYKDKNVFGVPLLLNVQRTSHPLPKSILQAIDYLRNHFLDQVGLFRKSGVKSRILSLRETNENDPGNTAYEGQSAFDVADMVKQYFRDLPEPIFTSKLCESFLHIYQYLPKDQRFCAVQAAILLLPDENREVLQTLLFFLRDVVAFVEENQMTPANIAVCLAPSLFHLNTLRRESSSSSRSSQRKYSTGKPDQRDLSENLAATQGLAYMIMECNSLFQIPDYCLDQGYEDLHDQNNSDEVTPHQTSLTKHSNTVISLEHSMQDLLRDAKEKFKNWVTCSTLEGVDSAYKKVDDNYPIRLWKASVEIDAAPKVVLYRVLTEQYLWDPSLQQTKVLEILDDETDIYHYTTESMSPLPPREYVVLRTWRTDPQNNTCILAATSIDCEGATITGMLGQVLLCQYLIEVVGSQKSKVTHVCRIDTRGRTTEWYNRAFGHICAAELLRIKKSFKTSY, translated from the exons ATATGCAGTTTCCCATTGACATCAAAACTGTGAGAAAAGATCATGAGTTATTAGACCAAGATGCAATAGAATCCCTGTACAG ACGTTTGAATACACTGAATAAGTGTGCAGCAATGAAGGTGGAAATAAGTCGGCAAAGAAAGAGG AGTGATGAATCTGAAGAAGACGAACCTTGTGCAATAAGTACCAAATGGACTTACGAGAAATGTAGTCAGAGATGGTCTCGCCTGGAATGCTCAGAAGGTTCTGGTGCACCAGTCCTTGACGGTCTTAGACTTAAGAACTCTGGAAGTGGGTATATAGCATTTTCTGATCAAGAGGAGAGAAATGATGAGTCTTCAGTTCACAGTTCTAGCAGTGGGGACAGTGACTTAATCAGCTTTCCAAAAACTTTTGAGGAGGCTGAGGTGAGCAGGAGCTCTTCAACGTGCTCCTCAAATATATTGGCATCTCCTGACTCTACTTTCAGTTGCTCTTCTTCTCCAAGTGAAACCTTGAATATAATTAGTGAGGACAAGCTCTTGGATAAACCATCCCACAAAAAGGGAAGGAGTTTCTTAAAGAAAATGGAGAAGCTGCGCCTAAGAAGCTGCAGTTTGAAGAGAGAAGCACATTCAAAGGCCAAGCCCGTTATTAGCGAGCCTCTTCTTATAGAGGGACTAAATGAAGAAAAGCTGAGAAACTTCAATTGTGTAAGTATTCCTGACACATCTGAGAGTCAGACAATGCCACATTCTTATTCCCCACAGACCTGCAGCAGTAGCAGCCAGTCTGAAAACAGCAGCACTGTGAGCACTCCAAGCCCTGTTATCAAAGCGAGGAGACACAGTAAAAGAGGAGGAATGTACGGAGGAGAATTTGATCCCAGCAAGTTTGCCTTGTGGAGTGATCTCTCTGAGCATAACTTCAAAAATGAGATACATTTACACAAGGACAAAGTATTTCAGGTACCACAAGGCCATAAGCCTGGGACTTTCCCCAAAGCGCTTACCTACAGCCTCTTGTCTCCCGTAGACAACACTTCTGTGAACTGGAGAACAGGGAGTTTTCATGGGTGCCAGAGAAACAGGGCTCAAATTGGTTCTCAGGAGCCTGAAACTCCACCTGGCTCTCTTTCATTGATGGATAACAGACTGAGCATATACGACAATGTGCCAGGCAATCATCTTAACAAAATGGATGCACCAGAGATTGGTGATGACGATGTCTTTACAGAACTAGACAGTGTTATGGAACATGTTAATGGGCTCAGGAAGTTGGTCAGTCAGTGGACAGAGAAATTCTCTGATGATGGGGACTCCGACTCTGCCAGTTACTCCAACCAGTCCACCTCTCCATGCCCATCATCCCCTAAGGAGATCCGTGTTGACATTAAAAAACATCCAGAAGAGAAATTGCCAGAATTGTCAGTTACTGATGGTGAAGAGAATTCCGGGGAACATGGCCTCACAGAACTGGCATATGTAATGGAATCAGGGATGAGACCGACACCAGCACATTCCATCAG GTGTGAGAGGAGACCTTGGTCTACTGAGGAAGGCACAAATGTGGAAAGTCTTTCTCTGCAAATTGGCTGCCAGTCAGCCACTCACCTAAATCGAATGCAGAAGTTGGCTTTGTTAAAACTGACCACTTTAATGGATAAATACTCTCCTTCTAGTAAGCAAGGATGGAACTG gactgttccaaagttcatcagaaaaataaaagccCCAGACTATAAGgacaaaaatgtatttggagTCCctttgctattaaatgtccagagAACAAGTCATCCTCTTCCAAAGAGCATCCTCCAAGCCATAGACTACTTAAGAAACCATTTTCTTGACCAG GTTGGCCTTTTCAGAAAATCTGGTGTTAAATCTAGGATCCTTTCCTTAAGGGAAACGAATGAAAATGACCCAGGCAACACAGCTTACGAAGGGCAGTCAGCATTTGACGTGGCAGACATGGTGAAACAGTATTTCCGAGATCTTCCAGAACCTATATTTACCAGCAAGCTTTGTGAATCCTTCCTCCATATCTATCAGT ATCTGCCAAAAGATCAGCGATTTTGTGCTGTCCAGGCTGCTATTCTTCTACTTCCAGACGAAAATCGAGAAGTTTTACAAACTCTGCTATTCTTTCTCAGAGATGTAGTGGCTTTTGTGGAGGAAAACCAGATGACTCCAGCCAACATTGCTGTTTGTCTGGCTCCTTCTTTGTTTCACCTTAACACCCTTAGGAGAGAGAGTTCCTCATCGTCTAG GTCCAGTCAGAGGAAGTATAGTACTGGAAAACCTGACCAGAGGGACCTGAGTGAGAACCTGGCTGCAACTCAAGGCCTGGCTTATATGATAATGGAATGCAACAGCCTCTTTCAG ATTCCTGATTACTGCTTAGATCAGGGTTATGAAGATTTACATGATCAAAATAACTCAGATGAAGTAACTCCACACCAAACCTCCTTAACAAAGCACTCTAACACAGTGATCTCCTTGGAGCACTCAATGCAGGACTTACTCCGAGATGCTAAAGAGAAATTCAAGAACTGGGTTACTTGCTCCACCTTAGAAGGAGTGGATTCTGCATATAAAAAG GTGGACGATAACTACCCTATCCGGTTATGGAAAGCTTCTGTTGAAATTGATGCTGCCCCTAAAGTAGTTCTGTATCGGGTACTGACAGAGCAGTACCTATGGGACCCTAGTCTTCAGCAAACAAAAGTCCTTGAGATCCTGGATGATGAAACAGACATTTACCACTACACAACAGAGAGTATGTCTCCACTTCCTCCACGAGAATATGTGGTGCTGAG GACTTGGCGGACTGATCCTCAAAACAATACGTGTATATTAGCAGCTACCTCAATAGACTGTGAAGGTGCTACCATCACTGGGATGTTGGGTCAGGTCCTACTTTGTCAGTACCTTATAGAAGTAGTTGGCTCTCAAAAATCGAAAGTGACACATGTCTGTCGAATAGATACCAG GGGCCGCACAACTGAATGGTACAACAGGGCTTTTGGTCATATATGTGCTGCAGAACTGTTAAGGATTAAAAAGTCCTTCAAAACTTCATACTGA